In the Flavisolibacter tropicus genome, one interval contains:
- a CDS encoding phosphodiester glycosidase family protein codes for MNTLGNLIWLIFGGLFSAIGYFVGGLALCLTVIGIPFGLQCFKLGYFMIWPFGRQVVSSTSSTGCISLFLNIIWILCGGLWLAIGHIVFGLLLFITVRARLQITPLLLAFFLTTLQGSAQSDSLTVVGAKWTEKKLAKGVYLKHYWFDSSLFGASQNINILEVRLKGKNRLDVAAVPHSRKLTSEFGTEYEALAGINGTFFDMKNGGSEDYIRVDGETVNETRLTKANKRAFHQKSALIIDGKKVRIAQWDGSDNWEQHLAGEDVMVTGPLLLQDHQVPALDTTAFYVKRHPRTAVALKGDRLLLVAVDGRNEKAAGMSLPELASFLKWMQADDALNLDGGGSTTLWVSGFADGGIINHPSDNPQMEQAKAYKPGMDLDNFPASEKWDRAGERTVANVLLVNKKKK; via the coding sequence ATGAACACGCTCGGCAATCTTATCTGGCTAATCTTCGGCGGTCTCTTCTCCGCTATCGGTTACTTCGTAGGCGGCCTGGCACTATGCCTTACCGTTATAGGCATTCCATTCGGACTGCAATGTTTTAAGCTGGGCTACTTTATGATCTGGCCATTCGGGCGCCAAGTGGTAAGCAGCACATCCTCCACAGGTTGCATCTCGCTATTCCTAAATATCATTTGGATTCTTTGCGGTGGTCTCTGGTTAGCTATTGGGCATATCGTATTTGGCTTACTGTTATTTATTACCGTACGCGCTCGTTTACAAATCACGCCTTTGCTCCTGGCTTTTTTCCTGACCACGCTGCAGGGCAGCGCCCAGTCCGACTCCCTTACTGTAGTAGGGGCCAAATGGACAGAAAAGAAGCTGGCCAAAGGGGTCTACCTAAAGCATTACTGGTTCGATTCGTCACTGTTTGGCGCCTCTCAAAACATCAATATCCTGGAAGTAAGGCTCAAAGGAAAAAACAGGCTTGATGTGGCCGCGGTGCCGCACAGCCGCAAACTCACCAGTGAATTCGGTACGGAATACGAGGCACTGGCCGGCATCAACGGTACCTTCTTCGATATGAAAAATGGAGGCTCTGAAGATTACATCCGTGTAGACGGCGAAACGGTCAATGAAACCCGGCTCACGAAGGCTAACAAAAGAGCCTTTCACCAGAAATCAGCACTCATTATCGATGGGAAAAAAGTGCGTATTGCACAATGGGATGGTTCCGACAATTGGGAACAGCACCTGGCGGGCGAGGACGTAATGGTCACCGGCCCCCTGTTGCTGCAGGATCACCAGGTACCTGCCCTCGATACCACGGCCTTTTATGTAAAACGCCACCCCCGTACCGCTGTAGCCCTGAAAGGCGACCGGCTGCTGTTGGTAGCCGTTGACGGCCGCAACGAAAAAGCGGCCGGCATGAGCCTGCCCGAGTTGGCCAGCTTTCTGAAATGGATGCAGGCCGATGATGCGCTGAACCTCGATGGCGGCGGCTCTACTACCCTGTGGGTCAGCGGTTTTGCCGACGGCGGTATTATTAATCACCCTTCCGACAACCCGCAGATGGAGCAGGCCAAAGCCTACAAACCCGGTATGGACCTGGACAACTTCCCCGCTTCTGAAAAATGGGACCGCGCCGGCGAACGTACCGTGGCCAATGTCTTGCTGGTAAATAAGAAGAAAAAATAA
- a CDS encoding lysozyme inhibitor LprI family protein — translation MKPALHTLAARSSLLIAALFLFSAPAFSQTQMELNQQADKKYKKADAELNKVYKELAALLTPERKALLVKAQRAWITFRDTHCQFTDSGYEGGSIQPMIYSLCMQELTEQRTKQLKAEKDEISGH, via the coding sequence ATGAAACCCGCTCTCCATACCCTCGCAGCTCGTAGCTCACTGCTCATAGCTGCTCTCTTCCTCTTCTCCGCTCCCGCTTTCTCCCAAACCCAAATGGAGCTGAACCAGCAAGCCGATAAGAAATACAAAAAAGCTGATGCCGAACTCAATAAAGTATACAAAGAATTGGCAGCCCTTTTAACACCGGAGCGAAAGGCCTTATTGGTAAAAGCCCAACGTGCCTGGATCACCTTCCGCGACACGCATTGCCAGTTTACCGACAGTGGTTATGAAGGCGGCTCTATCCAACCCATGATCTATTCCCTCTGCATGCAGGAACTCACCGAGCAACGCACCAAACAACTCAAAGCAGAAAAAGACGAGATCAGCGGCCACTAG